One genomic window of Fusarium keratoplasticum isolate Fu6.1 chromosome 3, whole genome shotgun sequence includes the following:
- a CDS encoding HeLo domain-containing protein codes for MVDGKPRTGEEKTRENLSWAPILINSALFLLHLLSLIINNNPQATTSPSQFALLPTTEPTTDNMTLGAAPPLAGNAGIAGALKACLDILSDVSCLKALESDWPLLQAKLDIERTLLLQWVELVKLFEEDYAHCLDELDTHHQIFELLHNTQTMLMDKELLKSRFNIMTYEQEDSLPDATYLNSYFILSKSRLEKFNSDFTRRKLRVLQIPSNVPSTTRLLRVVSDPVGFEKFLEHVRQLVNGLNKLGYRDDFLECTAEMAKKDVRNCKTMDDLRMVRDASKEIRITIAREAEELIVFMARKRVLNNLWFDGMDERRMKLNDPHPGTFRWAHAPQQPDVGWDSLADWLESGSDIYWVCGKAGAGKSTFLKHVLNHPETRRRLDAWGGEETVSLGSFFFWKMGKVLQRCRDGMARAILYHILDEIPSAIPVLVPTLWHFAYEGSLFESHEMLPLPSVADVRIAFEKMAEEGVLDRRFCFFVDALDEYAGDAARAVDFVQKLSKSPKIKLVVSSRPEPVFVERFADAPKLHLDQLTDGDVLQYVQDKTDSHRYMRTLRDVDETMALILVERLAERALGIFLWTVLATKVFLQGFDEFEHFYELEHRIEDIPEDLEDLYAHMLNQVDLRYREQVAKILRICYRSKQSRSAEGEHGRVWTVGLAAADENGLDFENFELHSERTLQSRHRQCLALEHRLASRCGGLLEVVRGEGDDLTKCFCGTPESHPHHDILIDSSIEFVHRTVFEWFGGLDSWTLASLEVQDHNFNADAALASMSWQQCRIAQELGATFGRADTDMSNCLLYVGRTDMFSPKFTNTMLMRIHDLVAETRRKRGQNWRFSFCCNADGEATERLETLYFAVGMGMVNFVKYYLEQYPDGETLAELEVKHSMRWWKVASDRNLIAHFLEPYYETIQQLPPQGPMLLYLATSGCDVPSDELEYYVRSKSPGGLAAMKLAQQIF; via the coding sequence atggtggatgggaAACCCCGCAcaggagaagagaagacaaGAGAGAACTTGAGTTGGGCGCCCATCCTGATAAATTCTgccctttttcttcttcaccttttGTCTCtaatcatcaacaacaatcCACAAGCTACTACTTCACCCTCTCAGTTTGCACTATTACCCACTACGGAACCAACTACAGACAACATGACCCTGGGCGCCGCCCCGCCTCTTGCTGGCAACGCCGGCATCGCAGGCGCCCTCAAGGCCTGCCTCGACATACTCTCAGATGTCTCCTgcctcaaggctctggagagTGATTGGCCCCTTCTCCAGGCAAAGCTCGACATCGAGAGAACCCTGCTCCTGCAGTGGGTCGAGTTGGTTAAGCTCTTTGAAGAGGACTACGCACActgccttgatgagcttgacaCCCATCATCAGATCTTTGAGCTACTGCACAACACCCAAACTATGCTCATGGACAAGGAGCTGCTCAAAAGTCGCTTTAACATCATGACCTATGAACAAGAGGACTCGCTGCCTGATGCGACCTATCTCAACAGCTACTTCATCCTTAGTAAGTCGCGCCTGGAGAAATTCAACAGCGACTTTACCCGTCGGAAGCTTCGCGTGCTACAAATTCCAAGCAACGTACCGTCGACAACCAGGCTTCTACGGGTCGTCAGCGACCCTGTAGGTTTCGAGAAGTTCCTTGAGCACGTCAGACAGCTCGTCAATGGCCTCAACAAGCTCGGCTACAGAGACGACTTCCTCGAATGCACGGCAGAGATGGCGAAGAAGGACGTCAGGAATTGCAAGACCATGGATGACTTGCGCATGGTGCGCGACGCCTCCAAGGAAATCAGAATTACGATTGCTcgcgaggctgaggagctcaTTGTCTTTATGGCGCGGAAAAGAGTCTTGAACAATCTCTGGtttgatgggatggatgagaggaggatgaagctgaaTGATCCTCACCCTGGGACTTTTCGATGGGCTCATGCGCCACAGCAGCCTGACGTCGGGTGGGATAGTCTCGCCGACTGGCTAGAGTCAGGATCCGACATCTACTGGGTCTGTGGGAAAGCTGGTGCAGGCAAGTCAACCTTTCTCAAGCACGTCCTCAACCATCCCGAGACCAGGAGGCGTCTGGATGCCTGGGGAGGTGAAGAGACAGTCTCTCTGggatccttcttcttctggaagatGGGAAAGGTCCTTCAGAGATGCCGAGACGGCATGGCCAGGGCAATCCTCTATCacatcctcgacgagataCCCAGCGCCATCCCCGTTCTTGTGCCCACCCTGTGGCACTTCGCCTACGAAGGATCTCTCTTTGAATCCCACGAGAtgcttcctcttccgtcCGTGGCGGACGTGAGAATTGCAtttgagaagatggccgaggagggcgttCTGGACAGACgtttctgcttctttgtTGATGCCTTGGACGAGTATGCCGGCGACGCGGCCAGAGCAGTCGACTTTGTCCAGAAGCTCAGCAAATCGCCCAAGATCAAGTTGGTCGTGTCGAGCAGGCCAGAGCCCGTCTTTGTCGAGCGCTTTGCCGACGCGCCAAAgctccatcttgatcagCTCACCGACGGGGACGTTCTGCAATATGTGCAGGACAAGACTGATTCCCATCGGTACATGAGAACCCTGCGAGATGTGGATGAAACCATGGCCCTGATCCTCGTCGAGAGGCTTGCTGAAAGGGCACTCGGTATCTTTTTGTGGACTGTCCTTGCTACCAAGGTTTTTCTTCAGGGGTTCGACGAATTTGAACACTTTTACGAGCTTGAGCATCGCATTGAGGACATACCAGAAGACCTCGAGGACCTGTACGCGCACATGCTCAATCAGGTTGATCTCCGCTACCGCGAGCAGGTAGCCAAGATCCTACGCATCTGCTACAGAAGCAAGCAGTCGCGAAGCGCCGAGGGCGAGCATGGACGGGTCTGGACCGTTGGCTTGGCCGCTGCCGACGAGAACGGCCTGGACTTTGAGAACTTTGAGCTTCATTCGGAGAGAACCCTCCAGTCGCGTCACAGACAGTGCTTGGCCCTCGAGCACCGCCTTGCCAGCCGCTGTGGTGGACTCTTGGAGGTTGTTCGAGGCGAGGGGGATGACCTGACTAAGTGCTTCTGCGGAACACCAGAGTCGCACCCTCACCATGACATCTTGATTGACTCTTCGATCGAGTTTGTTCATCGAACTGTGTTTGAGTGGTTCGGCGGGCTTGATTCATGGACCCTTGCAAGCCTAGAGGTTCAAGACCACAACTTCAACGCAGATGCAGCTCTCGCCTCCATGTCCTGGCAGCAATGCCGAATAGCTCAAGAACTCGGAGCTACATTCGGAAGAGCGGATACCGACATGTCAAACTGCTTGCTCTACGTGGGACGAACAGACATGTTCAGCCCCAAGTTTACCAACACCATGCTCATGAGGATCCACGACCTCGTGGCTGAGACTCGTCGCAAGCGCGGCCAAAACTGGCGCTTTAGCTTCTGCTGCAACGCCGACGGCGAAGCGACGGAGCGGCTCGAGACGCTCTACTTTGCCGTCGGCATGGGCATGGTCAACTTTGTGAAGTACTACCTGGAGCAATACCCTGACGGGGAGACCTTGGCCGAGCTGGAGGTCAAGCACTCGATGAGGTGGTGGAAGGTCGCGTCGGATCGCAACCTGATCGCTCACTTTCTGGAGCCGTACTATGAGACGATTCAGCAACTTCCTCCTCAGGGGCCCATGTTGCTGTATCTGGCTACGTCTGGATGTGACGTGCCGAGCGACGAGTTGGAGTATTATGTCAGGTCTAAGTCTCCGGGCGGGCTTGCCGCCATGAAACTCGCTCAGCAAATCTTCTAG
- a CDS encoding NmrA domain-containing protein, with the protein MSRQIKNVALAGASGSLGSVILQTLVRAGRFNVTVLSRRALSDVPSGVAVQVVDFGSTSALTEALKGQDAIIDATSAPDPSVAIRLTDAAIVAGVYRMIPSEFGVDPANAKARGLAVFQGKAKALEHIQKLAGDGKITWTAISNNSFLDWGLRTKFLSIDLENKRISYLNGGNTVVPNTTVASVAAAVANVLSKPQETRNRICYICNRQMTQRELANLAKRALGDQGWEEEDLDMNQVFEKAMAQLRAGQVDWQVMGDIVRYSISTPGYVNRLEKTDNELLGVEEMSDEEVIALMKEIASEKTSA; encoded by the exons ATGTCTCGCCAAATTAAGAATGTTGCTCTTGCCGGG GCATCTGGCAGCTTGGGCTCGGTCATCCTGCAAACTCTGGTCAGAGCCGGCCGCTTCAATGTGACTGTTCTTTCTCGCAGGGCCTTGAGTGACGTGCCCTCCGGGGTTGCCGTGCAGGTGGTCGATTTCGGATCCACTTCAGCCTTGACTGAAGCCCTCAAGGGTcaggatgccatcatcgatgccaCCTCGGCCCCCGACCCTTCTGTGGCCATCCGCTTGACAGATGCCGCCATTGTGGCCGGGGTCTATAGGATGATCCCATCCGAGTTCGGTGTGGACCCAGCCAACGCCAAAGCGCGAGGCCTGGCCGTCTTccagggcaaggccaaggccctggaGCATATCCAGAAGCTTGCCGGCGATGGCAAGATTACCTGGAcggccatctccaacaactcCTTTCTCGATTGGGGTCTTCGCACGAAATTTCTCTCCATTGACCTTGAGAACAAAAGAATCAGCTACCTGAACGGTGGCAACACGGTCGTTCCGAATACCACTGTCGCTTCGGTGGCTGCAGCTGTTGCAAACGTTCTCTCCAAGCCCCAAGAGACCAGAAATCGAATCTGCTACATCTGCAACAGACAAATGACGCAGAGGGAGCTCGCGAATCTTGCCAAGAGGGCTCTGGGCGACCAAggctgggaggaggaggatttgGATATGAACCAGGTGTTTGAAAAGGCCATGGCTCAGCTACGGGCTGGCCAGGTAGACTGGCAGGTTATGGGTGACATCGTTAGGTACTCTATTTCTACACCGGGTTACGTGAATAGGCTGGAAAAGACGGACAATGAGCTGTTGGGCGTTGAGGAAATGAGCGATGAGGAGGTGATTGCGCTTATGAAGGAAATTGCCAGTGAGAAGACTTCTGCGTGA
- a CDS encoding Helo-like-N domain-containing protein produces MTMADGLSVASSVVALVAFAFKSSTVLYTTVRDFQSQDKNVRALKNELADLKVVLESLAETVGTNSNTSFDALKLPLLRCGKTCDEYGDLIARCTKHSGSSRPSFRDWISQQYLKGDITDFREMLAGYKSTINIAVANANMRMVSSITPDALEEYKDLIRDTTSDLQEHMTRLDDRVRALAASEAESSVRDEPEWMAMVEEKQSTQEGLKICSQLSAHIERLESASKETPQFSQQPSAYKFIRSGLGATKGSIQSLVLRLQTHENDIDKRMEAMRSIVPLSEHEATQLAQLQETKESLRQCMSVVADAGETLSNERYNIFEDITMADSSYGISVSTVKDLVVARRLNLSGQARYLGGQISDESYQKTIDGLTQLDLESVKSNGQGAGQTSSADRPNSGGAVSHGFERYGRGFNLPDKQ; encoded by the exons ATGACGATGGCAGACGGCCTCAGCGTCGCCTCCAGCGTTGTCGCACTAGTTGCTTTTGCTTTCAAATCCAGCACTGTTCTCTATACGACCGTCCGCGACTTCCAGAGCCAGGATAAGAACGTCCGCGCGCTGAAAAACGAGCTAGCCGACCTCAAAGTGGTTTTAGAGTCACTCGCCGAAACGGTTGGCACCAATTCAAACACCAGTTTTGACGCTCTAAAGCTTCCTTTGCTTCGTTGCGGCAAAACCTGTGATGAGTATGGCGACCTCATTGCTCGGTGCACGAAGCATTCCGGCTCATCTCGACCAAGCTTCCGGGATTGGATCAGCCAGCAGTACCTCAAAGGAGACATAACTGATTTCAGAGAGATGCTTGCTGGATACAAATCCACTATCAATATAGCGGTGGCCAATGCAAACAT GCGCATGGTTTCCTCAATAACGCCTGACGCACTTGAAGAATATAAGGACTTAATACGTGATACGACGAGCGATCTACAGGAGCACATGACACGATTAGACGACAGAGTACGGGCTTTAGCTGCTTCCGAGGCTGAGAGTTCCGTCCGAGATGAGCCTGAGTGGATGGCtatggtggaggagaagcagagtACTCAGGAAGGATTAAAGATCTGTTCACAACTATCTGCCCACATTGAGCGACTCGAATCAGCCTCGAAGGAGACCCCACAGTTCTCACAACAGCCTTCAGCATACAAGTTCATCAGGAGTGGCTTGGGCGCCACCAAAGGCTCTATCCAATCCCTAGTTTTACGGCTTCAAACCCATGAGAACGACATTGACAAAAGAATGGAAGCGATGAGGTCTATAGTGCCCTTATCTGAGCACGAAGCTACCCAACTTGCACAGCTccaagagaccaaggagagCCTTCGCCAATGCATGAGCGTTGTCGCTGATGCGGGCGAGACTTTGTCCAATGAGCGGTACAACATCTTCGAAGACATCACAATGGCTGACAGCAGCTACGGCATTTCGGTCTCGACTGTGAAAGACCTCGTGGTTGCGAGACGACTCAACTTGAGCGGCCAGGCCCGTTATTTGGGCGGTCAGATCAGCGATGAGAGCTACCAGAAAACAATCGACGGCCTGACACAACTAGACCTGGAAAGTGTCAAGTCAAATGGACAAGGCGCCGGGCAGACCTCTTCTGCTGATAGGCCTAACAGTGGCGGCGCAGTATCGCATGGGTTTGAGCGCTATGGGCGTGGTTTCAACCTACCAGATAAGCAGTAG